The Streptomyces rubrogriseus genomic sequence GTTCCAGCCCGGAGGGGCGGTCCTTCGCGGCGTCACGCAACGGGCCGACGAGCGCCTCCGGTGGGCCGTAGCCCGTGCTCACATCGAGGGTGAACGTCATCGCCTCGCGGTCGGTGGAAAGGCTCGTCGGTGAGCGCTCGTCGTCCTCGACGCCCGCCTCCGTCGTCTTCGGCGGGTACCGCTTGGCAAGGGTGTCGTAGTGGCCCTGGACCGCAGCCCGGTCGGCGGCGGTGATGCCCTCGGCCCGGTGGTACACGAAGACGAACGTGCTGTCCTCACCACCGGGGAGACTGTCGTCCAGCGCCGCCACCCTGGTGGACTCGGCACCGGCCGGCAGGGTGTCCACGGCGCTGTCGGTGGTGACCGAACTCAACTTCCCGCTCAGCGGCACCATGCCCGCGGCCAGCACCAACCACAAGCCGATCACCAACCACGGCACCCACCGGCCTGCCAACCGACCTGCCCGCGCTCTCCCGGACGGCGCTGCGTCGACTGCCATCACTAGCCTCCTACATGCGAGTTGCATCGCTCATCTGGATGCGCACTTCCTACGGAGCGAACCTGAGACGACCGTTAATGCGCTGCTCAGGCCGGTTGGCAGAACCGTGTGCCCAGCGCACGCGCCGTGTGGTGGCGTGGGAGTGCCACACGGACAGGCGATGCCTGACCTGGTTGACACGGGCGGCCCTGTGGCTCCGTGGCGTGCGGCATCCGCAAAGCGGCGCAACCCGCGCTGCACGGGTCGCGTCGACCCGTGCAGACGGTCTCGTTGAAGTGGCGGTCAGCGCCGCCGCTTTCCGAGAGTCGGCAGACCTCCACCGACGGTTCGGATGCTGTTGCTCCGCCCCTGAACCGGCGTCACCTTCTCTGGCGGCGCGTGATCGCCGTCTCCGCGACCCACCCCGCGTGCATCCTGCGCGCGAGCACACCCTCGGAGACGACGCACCGCTCATCGGCTGCCCAACGTGCAACCGTCCCGTTCTCGCCAGATGCTGGAACAGCCATGCCGAGCCCCCTCGGTGACTACGACGAGACCGTCACCCACAGGAGCAGGCGTGCCAGAACCTGCGCTTTGGCCGTGTCTGCCAGACCGGTACTCCCTGGCCTCTTCAGACGTCGCCTCGCGTGACCTTCGCGGTCGCAAGGTCGATACTGCCCTTGCGGGGCTCTTGTCGGCCCGTGCTCCGACTCGCCGCGGAAACCTGACACGGAACCCCCTCACGACCGCCGCCCACCGCCGAGATCACGAACCAACATCCACCATCCTGACCAGCGGAAACACTGGTCAAGCACCCGTCTGCCAACTTGCCTAGGAGATACCCTTGAGGATGCTCATCAACGTCCCCGAGACCGTCGTCGCGGATGCGCTGCGCGGTATGGCCGCCGCCCATCCCGAGTTGACCGTGGACGTCGAGAACCGGGTGATCGTGCGGCGGGACGCCCCCGTGTCCGGGGAGGTGGCCCTGGTGTCTGGGGGCGGGTCCGGGCACGAGCCCCTGCACGGCGGGTTCGTGGGACCCGGGATGCTGACGGCCGCCTGTCCTGGTGAGGTGTTCACCTCGCCGGTGCCGGACCAGATGGTGCGGGCCGCGGCGGCCGTGGACAGCGGGGCCGGGGTGCTCTTCGTCGTCAAGAACTACACCGGTGACGTGCTCAACTTCGACATGGCCGCCGAACTGGCCGAGGACGAGGGTATCCAGGTCGCGAAGGTGCTGGTCAACGACGATGTGGCGGTGACGGACAGCCTGTACACGGCCGGGCGGCGCGGCACGGGGGCGACCCTGTTCGTCGAGAAGATCGCCGGGGCGGCGGCGCGGGAGGGGCGGCCGCTGGAGCAGGTGGAGGCGATCGCCCGCCGGGTCAACGAGAGCTCGCGGAGTTTCGGGGTGGCGCTGAGCGCCGTCACGACGCCGGCCAAGGGCAGCCCCACCTTCGACCTCCCGGCCGGGGAGCTGGAGCTGGGCATCGGCATCCACGGGGAGCCCGGCCGGGAGCGGCGGCCGATGATGACCTCCGGCGAGATCGCCGAGGCCGCCGTGGACGCGGTGCTGACCGACCTCGGCCCGCGCAACCCCGTCCTGGTCCTGGTCAACGGCATGGGCGCGACGCCGCTCCTCGAGCTGTACGGCTTCAACGCCGAGGTGCAGCGGGTACTCGGCGAGCGCGGCGTGGCCGTCGCCCGCACCCTCGTCGGCAACTACGTCACCTCCCTCGACATGGCCGGCGCCTCGGTCACCCTGTGCGAGATCGACGAGGAGCTGCTCGGGCTGTGGGACGCCCCGGTCAGCACCCCGGGTCTGCGGTGGGGCATGTGAGGGCCGACGGGGGAAGAATCGCGAGGTACCTACCAGGCAAGGAGATCCTGTGCTCGACGCCGACTTCTTCCGCCGTTGGATGACGGCGGCCACCGCACTGGTCGACCGCGAGGCGGACCGCCTCACCGCCCTCGACTCACCCATCGGCGACGCCGACCACGGCAGCAATCTCCAGCGCGGCTTCACGGCCGTGGCCGCCACGCTGGAGAAGGAGGCGCCCGACACTCCCGGCGCCGTCCTGATCCTCGCCGGGCGGCAGCTCATCTCCACGGTCGGCGGCGCCTCGGGACCGCTGTACGGGACGCTGCTTCGCCGTACCGGCAAGGCGCTCGGGGACTCCCCCGAGGTGAGCGCGGATCAGCTGGCCGAGGCGCTGCGGGCGGGCGTGGACGCGGTCCGGACGCTGGGCGGTGCGGCCCCGGGCGACAAGACGATGGTCGACGCCCTGGTGCCCGCCGTGGACGCCCTGGGCGACTCGTTCGCGGCGGCCCGCACGGCCGCCGTCGAGGGGGCCGAAGCGACCACGCCGTTGCAGGCCCGCAAGGGCAGGGCGAGCTATCTGGGCGAGCGCAGCATCGGGCACCAGGACCCGGGAGCGACCTCGTCCGCGCTGCTCTTCGTGGCGCTGGAGGAGACGGCCGGTGAGTGACGAGCAGCTGGTGGGGATCGTGCTGGTGTCGCACAGCGCCGAGGTCGCCGCGTCGGTGGCGGAGCTGGCGAAGGCCCTGTCGGGCGGTGCCGGGGCGGTGGCCGTCGCACCGGCGGGCGGTACCGCGTCCGGCGAGTTCGGCACCAGTTCGGAACTGGTCGCGGCCGCCGCCGCGTCGGTGGACCGGGGCGCGGGGGTCGCCGTCCTCACCGACCTGGGCAGTGCGGTGCTCACCGTCAAGGCGCTGCTCGCCGAGGGTGACGAACTGCCCGAGAACACCCGTCTGGTGGACGCGCCCTTCGTCGAGGGCGCGGTGGCGGCGGTCGTCACGGCGTCGACGGGCGCCGACCTCGCGGCCGTGGAGGCGGCGGCCGCGGAGGCGTACTCCTACCGGAAGGTCTGAGGGCGCCGGAAGGTCTGAGGGCGCCGGAAGGCCCGAGGCCCGGGAAGGTCTGGGCGGGGGCCCCGGCCGCCCGCTCAGCCCCCGTCCACGAACCGCCGTGCCAGCCGCTCCCCCGCCTTCTCGGCCGCGGCGGTGTCGTCGATGGGTTCGACCTCGCTGCCCTTGAAGACGATGTACGTCACGTCGGAGGCCACACCGCCGCCCTCGGGGTCCGCCGGGATGCCGAGGGAGCGTGCGGCGGCGTAGGAGGCCTCGCCGACGAGGTCGCTCGGGCCGACGTCGCCGACGACCGCGTACCGCACCCGGTCCCCGTGGACGAGGGCCGCGAGCGATCCGCCGCGTACGCCGTCCTCGCGGTGGTCCCAGGTGTCGCTGGGTCCGGGCACGACGACGTAGGGCAGGCGTTCGGCGTCCAGCGGGCGGCCGTCGGATCCGGTGTACGCGGTGGCGGGGCTGAAGTGCGGGTCGGTGCCGCTGTTGCACCGGTCGCCGGGCCGGCCGTCGCAGTCGACGTCCAGGTCGGCCTTCCAGTACACGGCCTCCTTGGTGCCGCAGACCGGGATGTCCGCCGGTGCTCCGGCGTCGCTGCGGTAGCGCCCGCGCGAGACGGGGTCGCAGTCCCGCACCCGGGCCAGCAGGTCGGCGGCGCGGACGGGGCTCCCGCTCTCGCCCCGCTGCGCACGGGGCCCGGTCTCCGGACCGGAGTCCGTCCGCTGCCGCACGTGGGGCGCGGGCTGTCCGGCCGGGACGTGCGGCACGGGGCCGATCCTGACTCCGGACCGGTCCGTGCGCAGGGGGCCGGCCCGGTCCGGCGCACCGGGCAGCAGAAGCTGCGCCGGCGGTTCGGGAAGCGGCGGGGGCGCAGCGTCGGGGAACGTCGTGGGGGCGAGCAGGGCGGCGCTGGCCGCGACCAGTGTCAGCGACTGGACACGCACGATGTGGCCTCTCCTCGGGGGCATGGACGGAGACTCGGCCTCATCTGTCCCCGAAACGCCCGCGCGACCACCTTTCACAGGGCCAGACGGTGCACGCCCGCCGTGCGCCCGGTGTGTCGGGGTGCGGGACCGGGGGCGGGCGGGCCGGGGCCTGTTCCGGCTCCGGCCCGCCCGGCCGCCCGCGCCGGCGCGGGACGGCGACGACAGCGGTCCACGCGCCACCGGCCCGAACTTCCCCGAAGCGGCGGGGAGTTCGGACGTGCGATGACTCAGCATACGTAACCCTTCCGAGTGATCGTCACCCACGGCCCTCTTGATGTGATCGCGTCACGGGGTCATATTGGTCCGGACCTTTAAAGTCCACCGCCGTCGAATCGGCGCCGCAGGGGAGGCTGAGCCGTGCGCGAGGTTCCCGTTCCCCCTCTCCCGCGCCGGTGCGCCCTGCTCTGCGGGACGCTCCTCCTGCTCGCCTCCTGCGGCTGGGGCCCGGACGGGGACGGTGACGGTGCCGGCGGCGGGCTGCCCGCGGCGCCCACCGGCGTCACGGCCGACGCCGGCAGCGCGACGACCGTGCACGTGATGTGGAACGCGGTCGACGACGTGCGGACCTACGAGGTGTATCGCGGCGGCACGCTGGTGAAGGAGGTGCCGATGGCCGAGCGGATGGTGGACGTCACCCGGTTGCGCCCCTCGACGGCGTACGTCTTCACCGTGCGGGCGCGGGACGCCGAGGGCCGGCTCGGGCCGCCCAGCCGGGAGGTGCGGGCGACCACTCCCGCCGCGGTGGCCGACGACTCGGCACCGACCCGCCCGGGGGACGTCCGCGGCCGGGCGGCGGGCAGCCGGGCGGTGCAGCTCACCTGGTCGGCGGCGAAGGACGACCGCGGGGTCGTGTCGTACGACGTCTACCAGGGCGACACCAAGGTGCACAGCGTCGGCGGCAACCAGACGGCGGCCGTGGTGACCGGACTGCGGGCGGGCACCCGCTACGCGTTCACCGTGCGGGCCAGGGACGCCGCCGACAACGTCTCCCCCGCGGGCGCCGCCGTCCGGCTCACCACCCCGGGCACCGACGACGGGCGCGCCACCGCGCCCACGGACCTGCGCGCCGCCTCCCACCGCGCCGACGGGGCCTACTACCTGGACCTTTCCTGGGTCCCGCCGCGCACCGAGACACCGGTGACCGAGTACCAGATCCACCTGGACGGCCGTGCGGCGACCTCGCTGGTCTACGGCGCCGACGCACCGCGCGACCGCGCCGAGTACAGCTTCTACGCCGGGCGCGAGGCCGGGGTCGTGCACCGGGTACGGATCCGGGCGCGGCTGGCCGACGGCACCTGGGGCGGCTTCTCGGCGGAACGGACGGTGACCACGGGCGCGGGCCGATGACCTGACGCCCGGTCGGCCCGGGACCTGCCCGGGGGCGCGTCACCTGGGCGGTCGCGCTCCGCATGCGGGCACGGCCGGGGCCCTGTTGGCTGCCAGCGGGGGCACGGGCGTTCCCGACCCCGGCGGCGCAAGGGATGTACCGCCGACCGTGCCGCCGGAGGGCAGTCCACATGCGCATCTCATCGCCGCTTCTCCGCTCCGGCGCCACCGTGGCGGCCGCCGCCGTGCTGCCCGTCGCCCTGGCCGCCGGGCCGGCCCCGGCCGGACCGGGGATCTCCGTGAGCACCACCGGGACCACGGTGTCGGTCACGACCACGGCCTGCGCCCAGCTCAACGGCAGTTGGGGCACCGCCTCCCTGCTCACCAGCAGCCAGCGGGACTTCGCCCAGGGGCGTCAGGTGGCGCTGTCCGGCAGCGGTTCGGGCCAGTCCGCGGCCTGGTCGGGAATCTCGCCGGGTACGTACACGGTGATCGTCATGTGCTCCAACAACAGCACCGCGGGCACCCAGACGGTCATCGTCTCCTCGGCCCCCTCTCCCTCCCTCTCGCCCAGCCGATCGGCCACCCCCACCCCGTCCGCCTCGCCCGGCGGCGTCATGGGCGGTCTGGGCGGTGCGGTCCAGGACTACGGCACGGCCACCCTGGTGGCGGGCGGCGCGCTGGTGGGGGCCGGCGTCATCGCCGGGGCCTGGTTCCTGCGCCGCCGCTCGAAGCCGTACCGGTTCTGAGCGGGCGCCCGGGGGCGCTGTCAGGCCGGTTCGTCGCCGGGCAGTTCGGCGAACTCGGCCAGCGCGTGCCCGAGCCACTGGGTCCAGAACGTCTCCAGGTCGATGCCGGCCCGCAGTACCAGGTGCCGCAGCCGGTCCTCGGGGCTGTCCCGGCCGGGCGGGAAGTCGCGCCGCTCGATCTCCTGGTACTCGGCCAACTGCCGCTCGTGCAGTTCCAGATGGCGGCGCAGGTCCGCCTCGACACCGGCGGTGCCGACCACGGCGGCGGCGCGCAGCCGCAGCAGCATGGTGTCGCGCAGTGGCTTGGGGTCCTGCGGGGTCGCGGTCCAGCGGGACAGTTCGGCACGGCCCGCGGGCAGGACCTCGTAGGACTTCTTCTGGCCGCGGGCCGGCTGCTGGTCGGGCAGCGCGCGGATCAGTCCCTGCGCCTCCAGCCTTCCCAGCTCGCGGTAGATCTGCTGGTGCGTCGCCGACCAGAAGTAGCCGATCGACCTGTCGAACCGGCGGGTCAGCTCCAGCCCGGACGACGGCTTTTCGACCAGGGCGGTGAGGATCGCGTGCGGGAGTGACATGGCCTCATCCTAGGGACGGCCCGTCCTGCGCCCGCGCTCCTCCCGCCCTCCGTCCGTACCTCTGCTACAGCGCCGCCGCCAGCTCGGTGCCCTGCTTGACGGCGCGCTTGGCGTCCAGTTCGGCGGCCACGTCGGCGCCGCCGATGAGGTGCGCGCGGTGTCCGGCGGCGACCAGGTCGTCGTACAGGCCGCGGCTCGGCTCCTGGCCGGTGCACAGGACGACGGTGTCGACCTCCAGCACGGTGGACTCGTCGCCGACGGTGATGTGCAGCCCGGCGTCGTCGATCCGGTCGTAGCGCACGCCCGGGACCATGGTGACGCCGCGGTGCCTCAGCTCGGTGCGGTGGATCCAGCCGGTGGTCCTGCCGAGCCCGGCGCCGACCTTGCTGGTCTTGCGCTGGAGCAGGTGGACGGTGCGCGGCGGCGCGGGGCGCTCGGGCGCGGCGAGGCCGCCGGGGGCGCGGTAGTCGGTGTCGACGCCCCAGAGGCGGAAGTACGTCTCCGGGTCCTCGTGGGCCTTGTCGCCGCCGTCGGTGAGGTACTCGGCGACGTCGAAGCCGATGCCGCCCGCGCCGAGGATCGCGACGCGCTCGCCGACGGGGGCGGCGTCGCGCAGGACGTCGAGGTAGCCGACGACGGAGGGGTGGTCGACGCCGGGGATGTCGGGCGTGCGCGGGGTGACGCCGGTGGCGACGACGACCTCGTCGTGGCCGGCGAGGTCGGCGACGCCTACGCGGGTGTTCAGGCGTACGTCGACGCCGTGCTCCGTGAGCTGCGTGCGGAAGTAGCGCAGCGTCTCGTCGAACTCCTGCTTGCCGGGGACCTTGCGGGCGACGTTGAGCTGCCCCCCGATCTCGCCCGCGGCGTCGAACAGGGTGACCTCGTGGCCGCGTTCGGCGGCGCTCACCGCGCAGGCCAGTCCGGCCGGTCCGGCGCCGACGACGGCGACGCGCTTGCGCCGCCGGGTCGGGGCCAGGACGAGTTCGGTCTCGTGGCAGGCACGCGGGTTGACCAGGCAGGAGGTGATCTGCCCGCTGAAGGTGTGGTCCAGGCAGGCCTGGTTGCAGCCGATGCAGGTGTTGATGGCCTCGGGGCGGCCGGCCGCGGCCTTGGCGACGAAGTCGGGGTCGGCGAGCATCGGGCGGGCCATCGAGACCATGTCGGCGGTGCCCTCGGCGAGCAGTGCCTCGGCGACCTCGGGGGTGTTGATGCGGTTGGTGGTGACGAGCGGGACCGACACCTCGCCCATGAGACGTTTGGTCACCCAGGTGTAGGCGCCGCGGGGCACGGAGGTGGCGATGGTGGGGATGCGGGCCTCGTGCCAGCCGATGCCGGTGTTGATGATCGTGGCTCCGGCGGCCTCGACGGCCTTGGCGAGGGTGATCACCTCGTCCAGGGTGGAGCCGCCGGGCACCAGGTCGAGCATGGACAGGCGGTAGACGACGATGAAGTCCGCGCCGACGGCCTCGCGCACCCGGCGCACGATCTCGACGGGGAACCGCATCCGGTTCTCGTACGAGCCGCCCCAGCGGTCGGTGCGGTGGTTGGTCCGGGCGGCGATGAACTCGTTGATCAGATAGCCCTCCGAGCCCATGATCTCGACGCCGTCGTACCCGGCCTCGCGGGCGAGGCGGGCGGTGCGGACGTAGTCCTCGATCGTGCGCTCGATCTCGGCGTCGGTCAGCTCGCGCGGGACGTGCGGGCTGATCGGGGCCTGGAGCGCGCTCGGGGCGACCAGGTCGGCGTGGTAGGCGTAACGGCCGAAGTGCAGGATCTGCAGGGCGATGCGGCCGCCCTCACGGTGCACGGCCTCGGTGACGACCCGGTGCTGTTCCGCCTCCGCCCCGGTGGTGAGCCTGGCGCCGCCCTCGTACGGGCGGCCCTCGTCGTTGGGGGCGATGCCGCCGGTGACGATCAGCCCCACTCCGCCGCGGGCCCGGGCGGCGTAGAAGGCGGCCATGCGCTCGAACCCGCGCTCGGCCTCTTCCAGGCCGACGTGCATGGAGCCCATCAGGACCCGGTTGGGGAGCGTGGTGAAGCCCAGGTCGAGCGGGCTCAGCAGGTGCGGGTAACGGCTCATCGGGCCCTCCGTGCGGGGTGTGGTGCCTCTGTTGTAGAGGACCGCCGCGTCTTTGTGCAACTAGTTGCACAAAGACGCGGCGTACGCCACACCGACGCCGGAGGGCTCCGTCAGCGGCTCTCGAGCCGTACGTGCAGTTCCCGCTCCTGGTCCCCTGAGGCCTGGCTCAGGTCGTGCACGGTGAACAGGGAGTCCAGGGCGGTGCGCAGCCTCTCGATCGCCCAGTAGCCGCCCTGCGCGTCGGCCTCCACGGACGCCCCGAGCCGGGCGGGGTCGCACTCGCCCCCGCGGGTGTCGGCCATGTCGAAGGTGCCGAGCCACACGGTCGGACGCACCTCGTCGTACTCCCGGGTCACGTCGCCCGCGTGCCGGTCGGAGGAGAAGCACGCGCACAGGGTGTCGAACACGGTCCGGGCGTCCTCCTTGCTGCACCCGCTCAGCTCCACCGAGACGGACTCCGGATGCAGTCGCTCACCGTCCATCGTGATCGCTCCCTCTCGTGGTCGTGACCGAAACCGCTCTCGCCGATACCACCAGAAAAGCACCACCGGCGGCCCGGCGCGAAGGGGCCGGGTCAGCCCCGGGTGAACCGGTACGTCTTGCTGTCCGTCAGCACGCAGAAGCCCGGCGACACGACGATCACGCGCAGGGTGCCGGTACGCCGGTCGTAGTCGATGCCCTCCGCCTCGAAGCCGCCCGAGCAGGCGCTGCGCAGGGGCAGCTGCCGCAGCGCGGTGACGTGTCCGGTGACGTCGGCCGTGCCGCCCGGCGCCGCCGACAGGTCGATCCGCAGGAGCGGCTTGGTGATGCCGAAGAGCGTGCCCTCCGGGTCGTCGGAGGAGCACAGCAGCGTGGTGGCGTCCTGGAAGTCGCAGCCCTGGACGTCGCGCACGGCGTGGTCCAGATGGACGGTGGCCGCCTGCGGGAGGTTCACCGAGGGCGAGGTGGCGGGGTTGACGCCCGGGTTCGGGAAGACCAGCAGCCGGTTCATGGTGCCCCACTCCGCCGCCAGCATCCACTGCCCGTCGGGCGAGACGGCGGACCACGAGTTGTTCAGCGCCTCCCCGGGACTCAGCGTGTGCACGTACTCCGCCCAGCTCCCGTCCGGCGCCTGCACGCGGAACATCTTCGTGTTCCCGTCGTCGCGCTGGTACGGCTCGACGTAGTGGCCGTCGTAGGACGCGTCCGGGTCTCCGACGTGGTTCCAGCCGCGGGTGCTGAGGCCGAACGGGATGGTGCCGATCCCGGTGTAGCGGTTGGGGCTGCCGGCCGGGACCTCGACCGAGGCCAGACCCTGACTCTCGGTCAGCGGGTCGGCGCGGTCGGAGCCCACCTCGGTCCAGGTGTCGGCGGTCCGGGCGGCGGGGGCCGGGGCGTCCCCCCGTGCCGGACCCGCGAGGCCGACGGAGAGGGCGAGGACGGCGAGTCCCATCAGGGCGGTGTGACAACGTTGCCGGGCGCGCAGGGGCATGGGGGCTCCTCGGTGGGGGTGGCCGGGCGGAAGGCGCTCGGCGCACAGTCTGGACCGCCACCCAAGGCATGTACAGACCAACTCCGGACGCGCTTCGTACGGCGGTCCCGGCGCTTCGTGCGGCGGTCCCCGGCCTGCGGGGAGATGCTGGGAGGAGACGGCGGAGCCCCGGCACAGCCGGCCCTTCACGCGGTGGAACGCGGTAGAGCAGGGAGGTCGGCAGCGAAGGGCGTGCCGCGTCGGACGGTGAAGGCGGGGCATGGGATGGGTGCAGCGGGGTCTGCCGGGTTCGGGGGCGAGCCGTCGCCGCGCGGACCCGTGCGGCCCAGTGGACTGCTCGACCTGCTGAACGTGGCCTCGATCGTGCTGGACACCGAGGGCCGGATCGTCCTGTGGAGCCCGCAGGCCGAGGAACTGTTCGGCTACTCCGCACCGGAGGCGCTGGGGCAGTACGCCGCCCGCATCATGGTCCACGAACGCCATCTCGACCTGGTCGTGAGGCTGTTCGGGGAGGTCATGAAGACCGGTCGGAGCTGGGCGGGCGCCTTCCCCGTCCGGCACAGGGACGGCAGCACCCGGCTGGTGGAGTTCCGCAACATGCGGCTGCTCGACGACCGCGGGGACGTCTACGCGCTGGGGCTCGCGGCCGACCAGTCGATGGTCCGCCGGCTGGAGCGGGACGTGGCCCTGTCCACCCGGGTGATCATGCAGTCCCCGATCGGGCTGGCCGTCCTGGACACCGACCTGCGGTACGTCTCGGTCAACCCGGCCCTGGAGCGGCTCAACGGCATCCCCGCCGAGGAGCACCTCGGCCGGACGATCCGCGAGCTGCTGCCGCAGGTGGACGCCGACCCGCTGGAGGCGGCGGCACGCGGGGTGCTGGAGACCGGGCGCCCGGTGGTCGACCAGCCCGCGACCGGCCGGACCCCCGCCGACCCGGACGAGGAGCACGCCTGGTCGGTGTCCCTGTACCGGCTGGAGGACGCCCTGGGCGCCGTGCTCGGGGTGGCCGTCTCGGTCGTCGACGTGACCGAGCAGTACCGGACGGCCGCCGAGGCCGAGGGCGCCCGGCGCCGGCTC encodes the following:
- the dhaK gene encoding dihydroxyacetone kinase subunit DhaK, whose protein sequence is MRMLINVPETVVADALRGMAAAHPELTVDVENRVIVRRDAPVSGEVALVSGGGSGHEPLHGGFVGPGMLTAACPGEVFTSPVPDQMVRAAAAVDSGAGVLFVVKNYTGDVLNFDMAAELAEDEGIQVAKVLVNDDVAVTDSLYTAGRRGTGATLFVEKIAGAAAREGRPLEQVEAIARRVNESSRSFGVALSAVTTPAKGSPTFDLPAGELELGIGIHGEPGRERRPMMTSGEIAEAAVDAVLTDLGPRNPVLVLVNGMGATPLLELYGFNAEVQRVLGERGVAVARTLVGNYVTSLDMAGASVTLCEIDEELLGLWDAPVSTPGLRWGM
- a CDS encoding fibronectin type III domain-containing protein, producing the protein MREVPVPPLPRRCALLCGTLLLLASCGWGPDGDGDGAGGGLPAAPTGVTADAGSATTVHVMWNAVDDVRTYEVYRGGTLVKEVPMAERMVDVTRLRPSTAYVFTVRARDAEGRLGPPSREVRATTPAAVADDSAPTRPGDVRGRAAGSRAVQLTWSAAKDDRGVVSYDVYQGDTKVHSVGGNQTAAVVTGLRAGTRYAFTVRARDAADNVSPAGAAVRLTTPGTDDGRATAPTDLRAASHRADGAYYLDLSWVPPRTETPVTEYQIHLDGRAATSLVYGADAPRDRAEYSFYAGREAGVVHRVRIRARLADGTWGGFSAERTVTTGAGR
- a CDS encoding PTS-dependent dihydroxyacetone kinase phosphotransferase subunit DhaM, whose product is MSDEQLVGIVLVSHSAEVAASVAELAKALSGGAGAVAVAPAGGTASGEFGTSSELVAAAAASVDRGAGVAVLTDLGSAVLTVKALLAEGDELPENTRLVDAPFVEGAVAAVVTASTGADLAAVEAAAAEAYSYRKV
- the dhaL gene encoding dihydroxyacetone kinase subunit DhaL — protein: MLDADFFRRWMTAATALVDREADRLTALDSPIGDADHGSNLQRGFTAVAATLEKEAPDTPGAVLILAGRQLISTVGGASGPLYGTLLRRTGKALGDSPEVSADQLAEALRAGVDAVRTLGGAAPGDKTMVDALVPAVDALGDSFAAARTAAVEGAEATTPLQARKGRASYLGERSIGHQDPGATSSALLFVALEETAGE
- a CDS encoding glycoside hydrolase family 75 protein is translated as MRVQSLTLVAASAALLAPTTFPDAAPPPLPEPPAQLLLPGAPDRAGPLRTDRSGVRIGPVPHVPAGQPAPHVRQRTDSGPETGPRAQRGESGSPVRAADLLARVRDCDPVSRGRYRSDAGAPADIPVCGTKEAVYWKADLDVDCDGRPGDRCNSGTDPHFSPATAYTGSDGRPLDAERLPYVVVPGPSDTWDHREDGVRGGSLAALVHGDRVRYAVVGDVGPSDLVGEASYAAARSLGIPADPEGGGVASDVTYIVFKGSEVEPIDDTAAAEKAGERLARRFVDGG
- a CDS encoding PadR family transcriptional regulator; this translates as MSLPHAILTALVEKPSSGLELTRRFDRSIGYFWSATHQQIYRELGRLEAQGLIRALPDQQPARGQKKSYEVLPAGRAELSRWTATPQDPKPLRDTMLLRLRAAAVVGTAGVEADLRRHLELHERQLAEYQEIERRDFPPGRDSPEDRLRHLVLRAGIDLETFWTQWLGHALAEFAELPGDEPA
- a CDS encoding NADPH-dependent 2,4-dienoyl-CoA reductase, with translation MSRYPHLLSPLDLGFTTLPNRVLMGSMHVGLEEAERGFERMAAFYAARARGGVGLIVTGGIAPNDEGRPYEGGARLTTGAEAEQHRVVTEAVHREGGRIALQILHFGRYAYHADLVAPSALQAPISPHVPRELTDAEIERTIEDYVRTARLAREAGYDGVEIMGSEGYLINEFIAARTNHRTDRWGGSYENRMRFPVEIVRRVREAVGADFIVVYRLSMLDLVPGGSTLDEVITLAKAVEAAGATIINTGIGWHEARIPTIATSVPRGAYTWVTKRLMGEVSVPLVTTNRINTPEVAEALLAEGTADMVSMARPMLADPDFVAKAAAGRPEAINTCIGCNQACLDHTFSGQITSCLVNPRACHETELVLAPTRRRKRVAVVGAGPAGLACAVSAAERGHEVTLFDAAGEIGGQLNVARKVPGKQEFDETLRYFRTQLTEHGVDVRLNTRVGVADLAGHDEVVVATGVTPRTPDIPGVDHPSVVGYLDVLRDAAPVGERVAILGAGGIGFDVAEYLTDGGDKAHEDPETYFRLWGVDTDYRAPGGLAAPERPAPPRTVHLLQRKTSKVGAGLGRTTGWIHRTELRHRGVTMVPGVRYDRIDDAGLHITVGDESTVLEVDTVVLCTGQEPSRGLYDDLVAAGHRAHLIGGADVAAELDAKRAVKQGTELAAAL